In a genomic window of Streptomyces sp. NBC_01142:
- a CDS encoding restriction endonuclease codes for MVLGIAAVAGLGLVIALVRWLLENWWLLVALAVLAACTGGFWLKQQADRSRWERIRSQGLRYQLPQLDRLHHREFEYAIRDLMRRDGCTDAVQVGGAGDNGADVTASDPFGRRWVIQCKHRKNGASGSPVGTPDLHVLNGTGRQLHGGDVVVLVTNGRFTSGCPPLATSQRLHLVDRRTLGEWAAGSRPLWELLQKLPPPRKQSPLS; via the coding sequence CTGGTGCTCGGCATCGCAGCAGTCGCAGGTCTCGGACTCGTCATCGCCCTGGTGCGGTGGCTGCTGGAGAACTGGTGGCTGCTCGTCGCGCTCGCGGTTCTCGCGGCCTGTACCGGTGGCTTCTGGCTCAAACAGCAGGCGGACCGTTCCCGCTGGGAACGGATTCGCTCGCAGGGCCTGCGATACCAGCTGCCCCAACTCGACAGGCTCCACCACAGGGAGTTCGAGTACGCGATACGGGACCTCATGCGCCGAGACGGCTGCACTGATGCGGTGCAGGTCGGCGGCGCTGGTGACAACGGCGCTGACGTGACAGCCAGCGATCCGTTCGGACGGCGGTGGGTGATCCAGTGCAAGCACCGTAAGAACGGCGCCTCAGGCTCGCCTGTCGGTACCCCGGACCTGCACGTTCTCAACGGCACCGGACGCCAGCTGCACGGCGGAGACGTGGTGGTCCTGGTGACGAACGGACGCTTCACCTCGGGATGCCCGCCGCTGGCCACGTCTCAGCGGCTGCATCTGGTGGACCGCCGGACACTGGGGGAGTGGGCAGCAGGCTCGCGGCCGCTATGGGAACTCCTGCAGAAGCTCCCACCACCCCGGAAGCAGTCTCCGCTGTCATGA
- the nrtL gene encoding ArgS-related anticodon-binding protein NrtL, protein MTPAELSRTVRHAVCRAVEEGALRVSVPESVSVERPRPGGRGDYATNVALRLAGPAGQQPRAVAEVLRSRIAEVPGIAGIEITGPGFLNITLGEGAQQALVRDVLERGSAYGHGDALRGASIAFGAVDELRAGVWTHTVALLLRSQGAQADVVPGAVDTLHVVPAPAGDLFERLGADAARWGLLAAASHDRPRTGDELLAQHESNPLFRVRYACSRSRALTRGAAQLGFGSDPLQDVDAPALVTAVGDYPVALGAAARHRAPDRLARHLETTADALLAFQSSVLPIGDEKPLAAHRSRLALAEAAGTVLAGGLSLLGISSPEYL, encoded by the coding sequence GTGACTCCTGCTGAGCTCTCCCGCACCGTCCGGCACGCCGTGTGCCGTGCGGTGGAGGAAGGTGCGCTGCGGGTGTCCGTGCCCGAGAGTGTCAGCGTCGAGCGGCCGCGGCCCGGGGGGCGCGGGGACTACGCCACCAATGTTGCTCTGCGCCTGGCGGGGCCGGCCGGGCAGCAGCCCCGTGCGGTCGCCGAAGTGCTGCGGAGCCGGATCGCCGAGGTGCCCGGGATTGCCGGGATCGAGATCACCGGGCCGGGCTTTCTCAACATCACCCTGGGCGAGGGTGCGCAGCAGGCTCTCGTACGGGATGTGCTGGAGCGCGGCAGTGCGTACGGGCACGGGGACGCCCTCCGCGGGGCCTCGATCGCCTTCGGCGCCGTCGACGAGCTGCGCGCAGGGGTCTGGACGCACACCGTCGCCCTGCTGCTCCGCAGCCAGGGGGCGCAGGCCGACGTCGTACCGGGCGCGGTGGACACCCTGCATGTCGTGCCCGCGCCGGCCGGAGACCTCTTCGAGCGGCTCGGGGCCGATGCCGCCCGCTGGGGGCTGCTGGCCGCCGCCTCCCACGACCGGCCACGGACCGGGGACGAGCTCCTGGCTCAGCACGAGAGCAACCCGCTGTTCAGGGTCCGGTACGCCTGTTCCCGCAGCCGCGCTCTCACCCGCGGCGCCGCGCAGCTCGGCTTCGGCAGCGATCCGCTGCAGGACGTCGATGCGCCGGCGCTTGTCACCGCCGTCGGTGACTACCCCGTCGCGCTGGGCGCGGCCGCCCGCCACCGTGCCCCCGACCGTCTGGCCCGGCATCTCGAAACCACCGCCGACGCCCTCCTCGCCTTCCAGTCCTCCGTGCTGCCCATCGGTGACGAGAAACCCCTGGCCGCCCACCGTTCCCGGCTCGCGCTCGCCGAAGCCGCCGGGACGGTGCTCGCAGGCGGCCTGTCCCTGCTCGGCATCAGCTCGCCCGAATACTTGTGA
- a CDS encoding response regulator: protein MGKTRTRRRPPTYSRVVSGASGRVLVVDDNRVIRQLIRVNLELEGFEVVTAADGAECLDVVHRVCPDVVTLDVVMPRLDGLRTAARLRDDPRTSHLPIAIISACTQYEVESGLVAGVDAFLAKPFEPAELVRLVRQLTHREGPPSVDGRHGAGRAESARG from the coding sequence GTGGGCAAAACCCGGACGCGGCGCCGCCCCCCGACCTACTCTCGAGTTGTGTCTGGCGCGTCCGGCCGGGTGCTCGTTGTCGACGACAACAGGGTCATTCGGCAGTTGATCAGGGTCAATCTCGAGCTGGAGGGCTTCGAGGTCGTGACCGCGGCCGATGGTGCCGAGTGTCTGGATGTCGTGCATCGCGTCTGTCCCGATGTGGTCACTCTCGATGTGGTCATGCCCCGCCTCGACGGGCTGCGCACCGCCGCCCGGCTGCGGGACGATCCGCGGACCAGCCATCTGCCGATCGCCATCATCAGTGCGTGTACGCAGTACGAGGTGGAGAGCGGCCTCGTCGCCGGGGTCGATGCCTTTCTCGCCAAGCCCTTCGAGCCGGCCGAGCTGGTCCGTCTCGTGCGGCAATTGACGCATCGGGAGGGTCCGCCGTCCGTCGACGGCAGGCATGGCGCCGGGCGGGCGGAAAGCGCACGGGGCTGA